The DNA region GTTCGTGATGGGCCAACCCGCCTGGAACACCGAGTCGAAGTTCATCACGTTGGCGAGCAGCTTCACGGAGTTGCTCGACCAATTGCGCCTGGACGACGACACAGTGGAGATGCTGCACGAGGATCTGGGGAACCGCGACGAAGAAGAGGATCAACGGATGGAGAGCATTTGGATACAAGCCGACTCGGCTGGCGAACCGCCTGATCGCATTCCCGGGTTGTGAAACCGCGTCTAAGTGGCGCCCGACGGTCAGAGGTTCTGACCGCCCGACGCCTCTATGCGCTGGGCATTGATCCAGGCCGTGCCGGGCGACAGCAGGGCCGCGACCACGCTCCCGATGTCGTCCGGTAGGCCCGCGCGGCCCAGCGCGGTATTCCCGGCGATCATGCGGTTGACCTGCTCGTTGTCCCGGACGGCGCCGCCCCCAAAGTCCGTTTCAATGGCTCCCGGTGCCAGCACGTTCACGCTGATGCGGCGTGCCCCGAGTTCCAAGGCGAGGTACTTCGTCAGGGTTTCCACAGCGCCTTTCATGGTGGCGTACGCGGCGTGGCCGGGCAGAGCGAAGCGGGTCAGGCCGGTGGACACGTTCAGGATGCGCCCGCCGTCCTGCACGAGAGGCAGCAGCGCCTGCGTGAGCAGGTACGGCCCTTTGACGTGAATGGCGTACAGCCGGTCGAGCTGTTCGGCGGTGGTCTGCTCGAAGCTGGCGTGCAGGCCAATCCCGGCATTGTTGACCAGATCGTAGAGCTGATCCTCATCCCAGCCCTGAAGAACGCCCCGGACCTGCCCGGCAAAGGTGCGGAATGATCCCGCCTCGGAGACGTCGAGGGGGAGGGCGGCGGCGCGCCGGCCCAGGGCTTCCAGTTCGCGGACAAGGGCCTGCGCGTCCTCGCTACGGGACTGGTAGGTGAAGATCACGTCCAGGCCACTGCGGGCAAGGTGCTGCGCCATGCTGCGGCCGAGGCCGCGGCTGCCGCCGGTGATAAGGGCAATGTTCGTCATGAAGTCCTCCGGGGCGCCGCAGCCTCTTGGCCGCCCGCCGCTGGAAGTCACGTTATCGCCCTCACTCTCTTCTGGGAAGTAGGCACCCGTAAGTACTATAGTTGCCTCATGGAGAGTGAAAGGGTGGAGGCGGCGGACGTGCAGATGGAGGAACTGGTGCGCGAGATGATCGGTCGCCTCGCAGACAAGTGG from Deinococcus terrestris includes:
- a CDS encoding SDR family NAD(P)-dependent oxidoreductase, yielding MTNIALITGGSRGLGRSMAQHLARSGLDVIFTYQSRSEDAQALVRELEALGRRAAALPLDVSEAGSFRTFAGQVRGVLQGWDEDQLYDLVNNAGIGLHASFEQTTAEQLDRLYAIHVKGPYLLTQALLPLVQDGGRILNVSTGLTRFALPGHAAYATMKGAVETLTKYLALELGARRISVNVLAPGAIETDFGGGAVRDNEQVNRMIAGNTALGRAGLPDDIGSVVAALLSPGTAWINAQRIEASGGQNL